The genomic stretch ACCCCACGGGCAGCGGCCCCTCACGAACCTGGGTTGAGCCCATGTTCGTGTCTCAGTGACACCAACATAGTGTCCAAATGACACGATGTCAATGTCACGAGGTCCCGGGGCGTCCCTGGAGCCCGCAATGGGTCAGAGCTCGAAGTTGAAGCCCGCCTTCTCCAGCTGCTTGTACTTCTTGTGGTCGAACCGGTAGAGGCGCGCGGCCCGGTGGGAGACGTCCTGCTCCACCTCGTCCAGTTCCTCGAGCAGATCCATGGCGAGGATCTTCTTGCGGAAGTTCCGCTTGTCGAGCTCCCGCTCCAGGATGACCTCGTACAGCCGCTGGAGCTGCGTCAGCGTGAACTTGGGAGGCAGCAGCTCGAAGCCGATGGGCTGATAGCGGACCTTGCCCTTGAGCCGCTGCAGCGCCGTGCCGAGCACGTCCGCGTGGTCGAAGGCCAGCTTCGGCGTATCCCAGACGGAGAACCACGCCGCGTCCCGCGCGTCCGTCGCCGCATGCGGCACGTGGTCACTGAGCTTCACCAGCGCGAAGTACGCCACCGTGACGACGCGCCCGCGTGGATCTCTCCCCGGCGTGCCGAACGTGTAGAGCTGCTCCAGGTGGTTCGGCCGGATGCCCGCCTCCTCATCCAGCTCCCGGCGCGCGGCGTCGTCGAGCGACTCCTCCATCCGCACGAAGCCGCCCGGCAACGCCCACCGCCCCGCGAAGGGTTCCACCCCGCGGCGGATGAGCAGCACCTTCAGGTCCTCGTCATCCAGACCGAAGACGACACAGTCCACCGTCAGCGCCGGCCTCGGGTACTCATAGGTGTAGCTCACGAGTCCCGGCATAGTGTCCGGAACACACCCGGGTCAAGTCGTGGACGGAGTGGCCGCCGGGCCCACGCGGCCTAGGTCCGGACCATGCGCGACAGCTGGCGCCAGTCGACGAGCTGAACGCTCTCCTCGGCCAGGTCGAACTCCAGCGAGCGCCGCATGCCGATGACGTCGCCGCCCATCTGGAAGGGCACTTCCCGGTCGAAGTCCATGCGCAGGCGCTGGACGAACCAGTCATGCATGTGGGGCATCGGGTGCTCGCCGCGCCAGAGGCGGAACATGTTCCGGGTGGCCTCGATCACGCCGGCACCATAGACGCGCACGGACAGCCGGTGGGGCACCGCCTCCGCGAAGGGGAAGGCCTTGAAGCCGAAGCCCCACTCGGGCGTGGTGGCCGCGCCGGCGACGCCCGCGGGCCCCCGGTACAGGAGCGCGCCCTTGTCCCCATGCGGCACGGGCTGCACGGAGCCCCGCGCGTCCACCGTGAGGGCGGGGTCGCCCAGGTTGTAGACAGACACCATGGGGTTGCCCTCGCCGAAGACGTGGCGAGGCACCGTCCGGGTGAACATGGCGCCCAGGTAGCCGCGCAGGCCGGCCTGGGTGCTGCGCAGCGGACCGGAGGCGGCGAGCTGGTTCTTGAAATCCTGAATCATCTCCGCGTCCCAGCCGGTGCCGGCGAAGGGGGCCACCTTGCCCTCCACGCGGACCAGGGCGAAGGGGCGCAGGGGCGGCAGGCGCTCGCCCACGGCGGCAATCTGCTTCAAGGCCTCCGCGGGCCGGGGCGCGCCGGTGACGCGGGCCCAGGCGTTGCCGGTACCCATGGGGAGGACGCCAATGGCCGGCAGGGCCACCCCCGCGGTGCGCAGCTCGTTGAGCAGCCCGGTAATCGTCCCGTCACCACCGCCCGCCAGGAGGAGGGAGGGCGGATTGGGCCGGAGCGTGTCCGAAATCCAGGCACGGGCCTCCTCGAGCGAACGGGTGAGCGCCACGCGAGCCCGGGGCAGGAAGCGCTGGACCAGCCCCCCCATACCTTCGGAGCCCCGGCGTGCACGCAGGTTGACGAGGACGGCGATGTCATTCATGGCGAGCGGGACTCTCTCCACGCTTTGTCATGGCCCGGTCACGGCGCAGCAACCGGTGACGCGTCGTGACGCAATAATGACCCTCATACTCCCAGTGCATGGGCGAAACGGGCCTTCAGCCCCCGTGCCTCCCGCTTCTTTCCGAGAGAGAACGCCGCCGCGGCCACGCCCCCGGCGACCAGCAGTCGGCGCAGCCATTGCTTGCCCGCCGCGTGGTGGCCCCCCGAGGTCCCCGTTCCCTCCACCATCGGACGGAAGAGCGTCCCAGAGGTGTGGCCCTGGCGCTCCTTCTCGAAGTGATGGGCCTCGGTGACGCCGTTCATGGTGCGCTCGAAGGTGCGGGGCAGCAGGCCGTGCATGGCGGCGAAGCTCCGAGCGGCGGGGCCGACGAAGACCTCGTGCTTGGGGCTGCGGAGGACACGAAGGATGGCCCGCGCGACGCGCTCCGGCGTGTAGACGGGCTCCACGGGACGGATGCGCCAGCCGGTGTAGTTGGCGGTGTGTTGCCACAGCGGCGTGTCGATGGCCGCGGGGAGCACGGTACACACATCGATGCCGGTGCCGAGAAACTCCTGGCGGACAGACGCCGAGAAGCCGCGCACGGCGTGCTTCGAGGCCACGTAGGCGCTGACATACGGCGCGGCGACCGTCCCGAAGGTCGAGGAGACGTTGACCAGTGTGCCGTAGCCCTGCCGACGGAACTGGGCCACGGCGGCGCGGGCGCCGCTGACGGTGCCGAAGAAGTTCGTCTCCATCACCTGTCGGAAGGCGTCATCCGGCGTCTCTTCGAGACGGCCCATGAGGTAGACGCCCGCGTTGTTGATCCACGCATCGAAGTGGCCGAAGACCCTGCGCGCCTCGTCCGCCAGGTGCTGCACGGCGGCCGCGTCGGACACGTCCGTGGGCACGACGTGGGCATGGACGCCGAGCGCCTGACACTCGCGAGCCAGGTCCTCCAGCGGTTCCTCGCGCCGGGCGGCCAGGACGACGTGGGCCCCCTTGTTCGCCAGGGCCAGCGCGGTGGCGCGACCGATGCCACTGGACGCGCCGGTGACGACGACGACTTGGTTCTTCCAGGCTCGCTTCATGTCCGCGTTCTCCTTACCGGGCCGAGCCCCAGCGCATGGCCTGAGTCCCCTCGCGAAGATGGCGATTGCACACAGCGACGCACCGGGTCATCGAACACCTGGCTGGAGGGCAGGCGGCAGAGCGGCGCGAGGGTCCACGTCGCAGACCGCCGCCGGGGATGGGGGTCCACTGCTGGGACGGGGGCTGGGCGCGAAGCGGTGCGTCCACACGGGACGTGGAGGCGGGGTTCCACGCGGGTAAGGGGTGGAGATGGCTCGGCTTTTCGCGGAGCACGGGCGGGTTGGAGGAAGCGAAGCGGGCTTGGTATGTGCGAGCGACTGTCGGGCAGGAAACGGAACGCAACCTGCACTCGGCCCGCGAGCCATGAACATCTCCGAACGCTTCCTTCCGCCGCCCTGGACGGCGGCCGTCGTCCTCCTGTGCGCGTCCGCGTGCATCAACGTGCCAGCCGTCGAGCCCGCACAGGCAGAGGTGCGAATCACCGCGCCGGCGGGAACGGCCTACACGAATGGTGTGGTCGAGGTCCGACTCGACGTGACGGGCCATACGCCGGACCGAGTGGAACTGCTCAAGGACGGCGAAGTGATGGCGGAGTTGGCGCCGCCATACACGTACACCTGGGACACGGCGGGAGAAGCGGAAGGGACGTACCGGCTGGAGGCACGCGCGGCCCTGGGAGACCTCGCGTATGTGAGCGCGAGCCGCGAGGTGGTGGTGGACCGGACGCCGCCGCGGGTGGTGTCCCGTGTTCCGGAGCAGGGCGCCCAGGAGGTCTGGGTGCAGAGCCCCATCCGCGCCGAATTCTCCGAGCCCGTGAAGCGAAGCACCGTGACGACGGAGTCCGTGCACCTGACAGTGGGCGACGTGGCCATGGCGCACACTGTGTCCCTGTCGGAGGACGGGAAGACGGTGACGGTGGTGCCCGTGACACAGATGACCGCGCCGAGCGCCGTGGCGCTGGCCTTCTCTGGGACAGTGACGGACCTGGCTGGGAATGCCGCTGTGAATCTGGGGGAGGCGTGGAGCTGGGCTGTTCCTGAGTTCGTGCCGTATCCGGTGCATTCCAGGACACCACCCGGGCCCTATTCATGGACGACGGCCTACATCCAGCTAGACCCGAACGGGCACCCCATAGTCTTGACACCCGTATTCGATGGCCAGGACCATCTATTCGTGAGCCGCTGGGCGGGCAATGCCTGGGAGCAACTTGGGGCTGATCTCAAAACCAGTACAAGCGACTATGCACTTCATTCCCCAAACATCCAGCTAGCCTCAGACGGAACGCCCGTCGTTGCGTGGCAAGAAGACCTAGGCGCCGAATTCAACAACTATGTCCACGTCGCCCGCTGGACTGGACACACCTGGGAGCGCCTCGGGGGAGAACAAGGAATTCTTCCAGAGCGGCCGCATGCATGGGAAATCTCCCTACAACTCACCAGTCGAGACCACCCTCTTGTAGCCATCAAAATGGACCCAGAAGATCCCGAAGGCGGAACCATCCATGTATACCAATTATCCGAAAATCATTGGCAGCGCATCGGCCCTCCTGTTTCCGGCCCAGTGACCTCCGCACCAGGAAAACCAACACTTGCGACTGATCGCCTAGACAACCCCATTATTGCCTTCAGCCACGAGGACTCCAGCCCACAACTCTTTTCAAAGAGATGGACCGGAAGCACTTGGGAGTCACTAGGCAGCACCGTCAACCCAAGCAATATCCCTCACAGTGGCAGGGGGGACAGCCTCATCACTTTCACTCCAGACAACCGCCCCACAATCCTCTGGTCTGGCCGCAGCAACACATCAACAACGAACGACTTCTTCTCCAGCCAATGGAACAACAACGAATGGGTCTCTCTTGGCTCCCCACCCAAGCGGTCTGAGTTGAACCACAGAGGAATCTATGGCGCGCACATCACCTCTCAGGGGGAATTAATCACTGCCTCGCTGGAGAACGAAGACGGGAAATTCACTCTGAGCATCAATCGCCACAAGGGCGACTCCTGGGAGGAACTCTGGAATACGCGTGACGCCTTCAATGGAACGCGGCCTGACATCCAATACGCAAGCATGGCCGCGGACTCCCACGGGAACATTGCCATTGCATGGCTTGAGCAAAGAGGCGACCCGCGCCGAGAGGTCGTCATATATCGCCGCAACAGGTAGCCGCGCTCGCCCTTGCCCTATCAGCCATCTGTATCAAAGAGAGTCAACGATGAGGATCGCACCAGTAATCGCCACATGCCTTATATCAACACTGGCGTACTCAGCGCCCCGCCGCACGGTGGTGGCCAGCGGCGACTGCAAGGACGCGGAACTGAGCGGGCAAGCCAAGGCATTCCTGGGAGCCCTCGCCTCGCGCCCCGAGCAGGACACCCTCACCGCCAACCAGTTCAGCGACCGGCTCTTCCCGCAGCCCACCAAGAGCTATGAGGACCTCCAGCGGCAGCTCGAAGCTGCACAGGACCAGTTCTACGAAGGCCGCAACGCGAGGACGCTCCAGGCCGTCGACGAAGCCCTGCAGCAGATCACTCGGCTCCCCGCGGGAGACGCCCGCTGGAAGCTCTACGTCGAAGCCCAACTCCTCCACGGCCTTAACTACCGCGCCATGGGCAAGCCAAAGGAGAGCGACACCGCGTTCCGCAACGTGCTGCGGCTCCAGCCTGAGTACCAGCTCAACCCGGACTACTTCGCTCCGTCCGTCCGGCAGAACTTCGACAAGCTCCGGAAAGAACTCGAACAGACGCGCAAGGTGAAGCTGTCCGTGAAGTCCACGCGGCCCGCCGCGGACGTGTATCTCGATGGGCTCAAGCTGGGCCAGACGCCGCTGTCGCTTGATGCGGTCCCGGGCACCTACCACTTGACCCTCGTCAAGGGCACCACCACGAGCTTCCCACGGCACGTCCAGGTGCAGGGCGCTGAGACGCCGTTGCTCGTCGACGTGGCCTATGAAGGATCTGTCTCCGCGACCCCCTTCCCCTGCCTCGCCACCTCGGACGGCAACGACGAGCGCATGCTGAGCCATGCGGTCCGGCTGGGCGGCACGCTCGGCGTGGAGGAAGTCATCGTCGTCCGGCTCGAGCGCCCGAGCAGCGGGCCCAAGTGGTTCGCGGCCACCGTTCTCAATGTCGAAGGAGGCCAGAAGCTTCGCGAAGGCGGATTCAAGACCCAGGGCACGGACGCTCCGGACGAGGCACTCGCGGCGCTGGTCGACTTCGTCACCACCGGCCGATCACCCTCCAACCTCGTGGTGATGAACGCCAATGGAAAGGCCCCATGGGACGCGCCCGGAGGCGTGGGCCGGAACGGGAGCGCGTCAGCAGGCGGTATGGACCTGACGGCCCCCAACCTCATGTCAGAGGGCGACGCGTCCAGGACACGTTCCACCTCCGGACTTCGCACGGCCTCATATGTAGCGCTGGGAACGGGAGTGGCCGCATTCGGTGGCGCGGGCATCGTCCGCTTTCTTGCCCAGAAAGATGTGAACGCACTGGAGAAGCGGCTCGACAACGGCCGGATTCTGTCCAGTGACAAGGAGGCGATGGGGCTTCGCGACTCGCTGGTTCAGAAGAGCAACGTCCTCAATGGGTTGCTCATCAGTGGAGGCGCGGCGGTTGTCACGGGCGCGGTGCTCTACCTCCTGTCTCCTGATTCGAGCTCGGCACCGCCCGTCTCGGTCGGGCTCTCCGCGGACAGCCACGGCGCGGCGGCCTCACTGTCTGGTTCGTTCTGACGCACTATTCACGAATCCAAGGACACGCATTCCGCGAGAGGTGGACCATCCGAGTCAGTCCACCTCCTGAGCAGGCAAGCAGACACGTCGAGTGCTGGATGGGAAAGGCGCGTCAACACACACCCGCAGGCGACCACGGCGCATAGAGTGCCGCCCATGATGCGAGCCCTCTTCGTCCTGCTGCTGGCCACGAGCGCCTCCGCGGCCTCTCCCCGAACCCTCCGGGTCGACTACTTCCACACCGGGAACGCCACCGAGGAACGGTTCAGCCTCGACAAGGTCGTCGTCGAGCCGTTGCCCTGGCCCGGCCACCCGGAACGCGCCATCGACGAGACGAACCTCGGCAAGTACCTCTTCGAGGTGCGGGACCGGGAGAACAACCGGCTCCTGTTCTCGCGAGGCTTCGCGTCCATCTACGGCGAATGGGAGGTCACGAACGAGGCGCGCAGCAACAACCGCACCTTCCATGAGTCGCTCCGCTTCCCCGCGCCTGAGCGCCCCGTGCAGGTGCTCCTCAAGAAGCGGGATGCCCAGAATGCCTTCCGCGAAGTGTGGTCGCTGATTGTCGACCCGAAGGACATGTTCGTCGACGCCTCGTCACCTCCCGCGCCCGGGCCGCTGCTGAAACTGCTGGAGAACGGGCCGTCAGCGCAGAAGGTCGACTTGCTCATCCTGGGGGACGGCTACACGAAGGCCGAGCACGCCAAGTTCGAGAAGGATGCCCGGCACATGGTGGACATCCTCTTCACCTTCTCTCCCTTCAAGGAGCGCAAGTCGGACTTCAACGTGTGGGGGCTCGTCCCCGCCGCGGCCCAGTCCGGCATCTCTCGCCCTTCGACAGGAGTCCACCGGCGCTCTCCCATCGGTGCCACCTACGATGCCTTTGGCAGTGAGCGCTATGTGCTCACCTTCGACAACAAGGCCTTCCGCGAGGCAGCGGCCTTCGCGCCCTACGAGTTCGTGGAGATCCTGGTCAACGGCAACACCTACGGCGGCGGCGGCATCTTCGGGCTCTACGGCACCGTCGCCTCGGACAGCCTGTGGGCGCCCTACGTCTTCGTGCACGAGTTCGGCCACCACTTCGCCGGGCTGGCGGACGAGTACTACACCTCTGAATCCGTCTATGCGCCCGCCGCGGACCGCCTGGAGCCCTGGGAGAAGAACGTCACCGCGCTCCACTCCCCGGAAGACCTGAAGTGGAAGCACCTGGTGTCACCAGGAACACCCCTGCCTACCCCCTGGAACAAGGAGGGGTACGAAAAGCATGCCACCGCCGTGCAGAAGCAGCGCGGCCAGATTCGGGCCCAGCGAAAGCCCGAGTCAGACATGGACAAGCTCTTCCTGGCCCAGCGGGACTGGGAGGAAAAGTTCCTTTCCTCTCAGAAGTATTCAGGCCGGGTCGGGGCCTTCGAGGGGGCCATGTACGAGTCGAAGGGCTACTACCGGCCACAGGTCGACTGCGTGATGTTCACTCGGGATCGCGTCCCATTCTGCGCGGTGTGTCAGAGCGCCATCTCCGAAGTCATCGACCTGTATTCCGGCCCTCCGGCCAGGTCTCCTCAGGCCAGTCCCTGAACGCCTGAAAATCCGGGCACCTCTTGTGTGAAATGCCCATGTCACCAGGAGCGGACATTGGATTGCCCTCCGGTTCAGGTGTAAGGGGGACGCAACCTGCTTCCCATGGAGGGGAACTCATGCAGAGACGATTTTGGCTCCCGGCGGTCGTCACGGCCGTGATGGTCACGATGGGCACGGGATGTGGCGACGAGTGCGTTGACCTGTATGACTGCCGCACTGACAAGGGCCCGCCGGCCGCCGGCAAGCAGTGGACCTGTAACTCTGGCACGTGCGAGCAGCGCGACATCACCCAGGGCCCGGATGCGGGCACCGAGGAAGACGCGGGCACCGAGCCGGATGCCGGCGAAGGTGACGCGGGCACCGACCCGGACGCCGGCACGGAGGGCTGCACCAGCAACGCGACCTGCGGCCTGACCGAGACCTGCAACACCACGACGAGCACGTGCGAAGACTCGGGCTTTGTCACGCCGGTGGCGACGACCAGCACGCAGATCCAGGCGGTCCGGGATGCGGCGGATGGCGCGCTCGACCCCGCGCTGCCCATCGAGGGGGCGTTCGTCACGTTCATCAAGCCTGCCGTCACGGGCAGCAGCGAACTCCCCGGCTTCTTCGTCCAGGCCGAGGCCCAGGGCCCCGCCCTGTTCGTGTCCGACGCGACGGCGCTGGCCGCGGTCGCCGTGGGTGACCGGGTCAGCTTCTCCGTGTCGTCGAAGGCGACCACCGGCGGCCTGCGCTCCGCGGCCACCGTCACCGGGACCACGGTCATCAGCCAGGGCCACCCAGTTCAGACCCAGTCGACGGCCACCCCGGCCGGCCTCGCCGTGAACCGCTCCGCGGACACGTCGGACACGCTGGTGACCGGTCTGGACTCCGTGGAGTCCGAGCTCACCTACCTGACGGGCACGATTGCCGCGGCCGGCAGTGGCATTGGCGCCGGCTACACTGGATTCCAGATCACCACCGAGGGTGTCACCGCTGGCGCCGCCAACTTCCGGCTCCGCGTGCCCGCGACGCTCGCCACCGAGCTCGACATCACCCAGGGCTGCACGTTCACGCTGAACGCGGGCCCCATCTGGCGGTTCGATGCCAACGCCCAGCCGTCCGCGTTCACGGCTTCCGAGCTCACCCTGTCGGGCTGCACGGCCCCGGCGTTCGAGTCCGCCGCGGCGACTTCGCTGACGGAGCTCGTCCTGAACTTCAGCCGCAACATCTCCGCGGCGAGCATCACCAACGCGCAGGAGCAGTTCACGTTCACCGAGGGGCTGACGGTCTCCTCGGCCCGCGTTGAAGGCAAGCAGGTCTTCCTGACCACGAGCGAGCAGACACCGGGCACCAACTACTCTGTCACCGTTGCGAACACCGTGACGGACCTGGCGGGTGGCGTTGTGGCCGCCGAGGGCAGCACGCAGGCGTTCCGCGGCTTCCGTACTGCCGCGGTGCTCCGCATCTCCGAGGTGCAGCCGAACATGGCTGATGCCCGGGACTTGGTCGAGCTCGAGGTCGTCACGGGCGGTACGACTGCTGGCATCATCCTCCAGCAGGATGTGAACTCGTCCCTGGTACTTGCCGAGTTCGCGGATGTGACCGTTGCGACGGGCGACATCATCGTCGTCCACCTCAATCCAGCTGCGGGCTTCATTGCGGAGACTCAGGCAAAGAACGAAGTCCCCCAGAGCACTGCCTCGACTCACTACGACACGGCGTGGGACTTCCGAGGTAAGGACGCCAACGCCATTACGTTCTCCAGCCGAATCCTGCTGGTGAAGGATGTCGCCGGAAACATCCAGGACGCGGTGCCTTTTGCCAGGACGACGGGCACCCCGCCCGCGGCGTTCATCGGCAACATCCAGGCGGTTCAGGCTGCGGGCCACTGGCTCCCCGCGGACTGCGGTGGAGCGCCCTGCACGACGACCTCCACCCCGACCGCCGCGGCGGTCGCGGCGGACTGGACGGCCATTCCCGCGTCGGCCGGCAGCGTTACGCGCACGACCAATACCATCCGCCGCATCAGCGCGACGGACACCAACATGAAGGAAGACTGGGCGGTGGGTGCTCCTTCGTGGGGCGTGCCCAACCTGTAGTCTGACGGTTTCCACATGAAGCCTTCGGGCCGCGGCTCCTTGTGAGCCGCGGCCCTTTTCTTTGCCCTGGGTTCGGTGGGACCCTGTGCGCCGTCGTCACGGCTGCCTCTACAGTGCCGACACTTCATCCGTGGGCCCGACTCCTTCGCGGGCCGGAGTCTTCGTGCGCGCCCATCACGCCCTGCTCCCCATCCTCGCGCTGCTGCTGACCGCATGTTCTGACTCCGCGCCTCCCCGCACTGACGACACCGGACCGGGACTGGCCATCACCACGGAGGCGCTCCCCGTCGCATCTGTCGCGCAGGCCTATCGCAGCTCCCTCACCGCTTCGGGTGGCACCCCTGCCTATTCGTGGCGCGTCGCGCAGGGCGCACTGCCCACCGGACTCAGCCTCTCCACCCTGGGCGAAATCACCGGGACGCCCCAAGCCGCTGGCACCTCATCCTTCGACGCGGAGGTCCGTGATTCCCGCGGACGGACTGTTCGCGCCACGTTCGAGCTCAAGGTGCTCAACGCCGGCCTCCAGGTCGCGTCGTCCACGCTCCCCGATGCATACGTCGGCGACAACTACGCCGCGCAACTCGACGCTTCGGGCGGCACGGCGCCGTACACCTGGACGCTTGCGGAGGGCCCTCTCCCGTCGGGCATGCGCCTCGACGCACAGGGGAGCATCTCCGGCGTTCCCGCCAGCTCCGGCACCTTCTCCGTCACCGTCCACGTGCAGGACGCCACCGGGCTTTCGAGCCAGCGCGTCCTCTCGTTCTCCGCCTTCACGGCGCCCTATCTCGCGGGCGGCACGCTCCCCTTCGCCTCGCTCGGAGCGGCCTACTCCACGGAGCTTCACGCCGTTGGCGGGCGACCACCGCTCACGTTCCGCATCACCTCGGGTGCATTGCCCACGGGCCTCCAACTGGATGCCAGCCTTGTCCGAGGGACGCCCAGCGCTCCAGGAGCCGACTCCTTCACCGTCGAGGTCCAGGACGCCAATCGCCGTGCGGCGTCCGCCACGTTCAACCTCACCGTCCAGGGCGGCATCACCATCACCCCCAGCGCGCTACCGGATGCCTATACCGATGCCGCGTATCGACAAGGCCTGTTGGTGATGGGTGGACGCGCGCCTTATGCCTGGGCGCTCAGCGCGGGTTCACTTCCCGCCGGAATCCGGCTCACCAGCGCCGGCCTGCTCGAAGGCACCGCGTCAACGACGGGTACCTTCTCCTTCTCCGTCCAAGTCACCGACGCCGACGCACGCGTCGCCACCCGGGCGCTCGACCTTGTCGTGTACCGGCCTCCGTCCGCGAACGGACCGGCGCTTCAGCTCGACGGGTATGTCTCGCAGTCCTTCAGCGCTACGCACACCGTCACCGGCGGAAAGGCGCCGTATTCGTTCGCTCCAGCCAGCCCCCTTCCCTCCTGGCTGCAGCTGTCCTCCTCCGGACAGCTTTCGGGCACACCGCCCGCTCCTGGAACCACCAGCGGACAGGCCGTCGTCACCGACGCGAACGGACGGACGGGCACACGGGACTTCACCCTCACGGTCTACGAACTCCCCACCGTCGTCACCACGTCGCTGCCCGATGCGCGCAAGGACGTGCCTTACTCCACCCAACTGCAAGCATCCGGCGGCAAGGCGCCGCTTTCCTGGCACATCGTGTCGGGGATGCCGCCTTCGGGGCTCACGCTCTCAACATCAGGAACCCTCACCGGCACCCTCTCGGAGCTCGGGTACTCAGCATTCACAGTCACAGTGACGGATGCCACGGGCCAGCAGGGTTGGCACGCGATGGTCCTCCACGTGCGCACCGCGGGCACGTCCCTCACGGTGGGCCATTGGAACCTCGAGTGGTTCGGTGCCACCACCCAAGGCCCTCCGGACTCCACCTCGGAGGGCGGAACGCCGGACGACCTTCAGATTGCCCACGCGCGCGACATCATTCGCGACTCGGGCGCCAACGTGTGGGGCCTCGTGGAGATGGTGGACGCCGCGGACTTCGCCACCCTCAAGGCGCAGCTCCCCGGCTTCAATGGCTTCCTCGCCAATGACACGTCCTTCGTCCCCAACGGAACGGCCTACTACAGCAATAGCGAGCAGAAGCCCGGCATCCTCTACGACAGCACCCTCACGATTCAGGAGGCGCAGCTCATCCTCACCGCGAACGCCGCGGACTTCGGTGGTCGGCCGCCGCTGCGCGTGAACTTCACCACCACCGTCCAGGGCGTGAGCACCCAACTGGTCGTCATCGTCGTTCACCTGAAGGCGTTCGACAACGAGACCGCCTACGGACAACGGCAACGCTCCAGCGCGGCGCTCAAGTCGTATCTCGACACATCCCTGCCCACCGAACGCGTGCTCGTCATTGGCGACTGGAATGATGACGTCGACCAGTCCATCACCCGAGGCAGCGACGGCGACTATCTGCCCACTCCCTTCGCGCCGTTCGTGGCCGACACGCAGCGCTACACCTTCATCACCGAGCCCCTATCCCGGCTCGGCCAGCGCACCACCGTCGAATATCGCGACGCCATCGACCACACGCTCGCCTCCAACGAGATGGCCACGGACTACCTGCCCGGCTCCGTCGAAATCCTGCGGCCGGACGGGTGGATTCCCAACTACGGCAACATCGTCAGCGACCACTATCCCGTCATCAGCCGCTACGACCTGGGAGACTCCGATGGCGGCACGGCCCCAGAGCCCTTGTCCAACCTCATCATCAACGAGGTCCTGCCCAATGAGCCCATCCCGCCCGGGCAGACCGTGTCGGACACCCATTACGAATTCATCGAGGTGTACAACGCGGGGACCTCCACCGCGGACCTGTCCCGCTGGAGCCTGTCGGACTCCGCATCCGTGCGGCATGTCTTCGCTCCTGGCACCACGCTCGCTCCCGGCCGGGTCTTCGTCGTCTTTGGTGGCGCTCGAGGCTTCCCGGCCGGTACGCCCGCTACCGTGGCCGCATCCTCGGGCGGCCTGGGCCTCAACAACGATGGCGACATCGTCAGGCTCCTCGCGCCCGATGGGAGCAACGTCAATGAGATGTCCTACGGAGGCACCTTCGACAACATCTCCTTCAACCGGTCGCCCGACGCCACGCCCGACGCGGCGTTCGACTACCACCACCTGATATCCCCGGGTCTCAGCTCATCCCCGGGCCTCCGCGTGGATGGCCGCGCGTTCTGACCCGCTCCCGCGAAAGGCGCCTCCGACCTCGATTTCAGCGAAGTGAATCGAGCGGCGAGCCTGGGCCCGTGGTGTCCTCGCGTGGGGCTGACTCTTGCTGACGCGGTGGTTCGGCACCGGGCCCCGGCATCCCATCCACGAGGTGCGCCACCAGCCCTCCGGGACCATCGCCATAGGTGACGCGAACCTCGTCTCCCTCGTGATACTCCCGCAGGCCCGTGACGGGCTCGCCCTTCATGTAGA from Myxococcus xanthus encodes the following:
- a CDS encoding diacylglycerol/lipid kinase family protein; this translates as MNDIAVLVNLRARRGSEGMGGLVQRFLPRARVALTRSLEEARAWISDTLRPNPPSLLLAGGGDGTITGLLNELRTAGVALPAIGVLPMGTGNAWARVTGAPRPAEALKQIAAVGERLPPLRPFALVRVEGKVAPFAGTGWDAEMIQDFKNQLAASGPLRSTQAGLRGYLGAMFTRTVPRHVFGEGNPMVSVYNLGDPALTVDARGSVQPVPHGDKGALLYRGPAGVAGAATTPEWGFGFKAFPFAEAVPHRLSVRVYGAGVIEATRNMFRLWRGEHPMPHMHDWFVQRLRMDFDREVPFQMGGDVIGMRRSLEFDLAEESVQLVDWRQLSRMVRT
- a CDS encoding PEGA domain-containing protein, which produces MRIAPVIATCLISTLAYSAPRRTVVASGDCKDAELSGQAKAFLGALASRPEQDTLTANQFSDRLFPQPTKSYEDLQRQLEAAQDQFYEGRNARTLQAVDEALQQITRLPAGDARWKLYVEAQLLHGLNYRAMGKPKESDTAFRNVLRLQPEYQLNPDYFAPSVRQNFDKLRKELEQTRKVKLSVKSTRPAADVYLDGLKLGQTPLSLDAVPGTYHLTLVKGTTTSFPRHVQVQGAETPLLVDVAYEGSVSATPFPCLATSDGNDERMLSHAVRLGGTLGVEEVIVVRLERPSSGPKWFAATVLNVEGGQKLREGGFKTQGTDAPDEALAALVDFVTTGRSPSNLVVMNANGKAPWDAPGGVGRNGSASAGGMDLTAPNLMSEGDASRTRSTSGLRTASYVALGTGVAAFGGAGIVRFLAQKDVNALEKRLDNGRILSSDKEAMGLRDSLVQKSNVLNGLLISGGAAVVTGAVLYLLSPDSSSAPPVSVGLSADSHGAAASLSGSF
- a CDS encoding Ig-like domain-containing protein, with the translated sequence MNISERFLPPPWTAAVVLLCASACINVPAVEPAQAEVRITAPAGTAYTNGVVEVRLDVTGHTPDRVELLKDGEVMAELAPPYTYTWDTAGEAEGTYRLEARAALGDLAYVSASREVVVDRTPPRVVSRVPEQGAQEVWVQSPIRAEFSEPVKRSTVTTESVHLTVGDVAMAHTVSLSEDGKTVTVVPVTQMTAPSAVALAFSGTVTDLAGNAAVNLGEAWSWAVPEFVPYPVHSRTPPGPYSWTTAYIQLDPNGHPIVLTPVFDGQDHLFVSRWAGNAWEQLGADLKTSTSDYALHSPNIQLASDGTPVVAWQEDLGAEFNNYVHVARWTGHTWERLGGEQGILPERPHAWEISLQLTSRDHPLVAIKMDPEDPEGGTIHVYQLSENHWQRIGPPVSGPVTSAPGKPTLATDRLDNPIIAFSHEDSSPQLFSKRWTGSTWESLGSTVNPSNIPHSGRGDSLITFTPDNRPTILWSGRSNTSTTNDFFSSQWNNNEWVSLGSPPKRSELNHRGIYGAHITSQGELITASLENEDGKFTLSINRHKGDSWEELWNTRDAFNGTRPDIQYASMAADSHGNIAIAWLEQRGDPRREVVIYRRNR
- a CDS encoding SDR family NAD(P)-dependent oxidoreductase, with translation MKRAWKNQVVVVTGASSGIGRATALALANKGAHVVLAARREEPLEDLARECQALGVHAHVVPTDVSDAAAVQHLADEARRVFGHFDAWINNAGVYLMGRLEETPDDAFRQVMETNFFGTVSGARAAVAQFRRQGYGTLVNVSSTFGTVAAPYVSAYVASKHAVRGFSASVRQEFLGTGIDVCTVLPAAIDTPLWQHTANYTGWRIRPVEPVYTPERVARAILRVLRSPKHEVFVGPAARSFAAMHGLLPRTFERTMNGVTEAHHFEKERQGHTSGTLFRPMVEGTGTSGGHHAAGKQWLRRLLVAGGVAAAAFSLGKKREARGLKARFAHALGV